CCAAGATATATTCCTCAAGTAAGAATGTTGCCAGAAGTGCTGTATTTACAAAAGCTGTAGTAAGaacataataaattaaaaagtacTACTCACTAAATGCTTCTTCTGTGAGCTCCTCACTTAGACCATCTGCAGTTGTAACTGTTCCCCCaattcccttttctcctttcattGCCTAAGAAGAGAGAgcacaaaaaaagcagaaaaaagcttcagatttttttcaaagcCCCAGGAACTCTAGCCAAGGTTTGAAACTTGCAGAAGAGTCACCGTGCAACAGCTGGAGCTTGAAATCCCAAGAACTGTAAAACTCTATGGGATTTGAGAATGTGCATATTACGTGAGTGTTTTTCATCTTAACCATACTCCTGAAACAAAAACTTGTGAAACTAGGACTGTGTGGTTTTAAGAAAGGCTTTTCGCCTTCTGCAGAAAGTTCAAAATCTGTGGTAATCCAGAAGGAGAATTTTCAAGAAATCACAGAGTCTCACCTACCAAGAATGTTCAACATTTGCTTACCAACCACACACAAGCACCATCACCATAAACTAAGAGCTGACATTTAAAACCAAGATGTGGAATTTCTTCTCCCACATCAAGGACTACAGCCAGAAAGGATATCAGCATAGAAAGCCAAGGCCCTAAGTCATCTGCATGCAGTTTTACAAGTTTGAAGTTTGATGCTCTATGCTGTTACATAAGAATGTCTAGAAAAATAATGTGGGCATAAAAAAAGATTCTCTGCAACTGCTTGCTGCAGACAAAATGCTCAATTACAAAACTGAAGTATTTCACCCTGAAGACAACCTTGCTGGAAGGGAGATTTAAAACTGATGAGCAAAGCTGTTTAACCCATCCATGCAATTAAAACCCAATCTAACTACTCTGCTACCACAGTATCTATAATCTGCAAAAATGATCAATTAAGAATGAAAGTATCACAGACCCACTTCAGACTTATTCGGTAAGAACTGGAACTAGTTAGGCAATACTTGCCTTTTTAAAAGCACATACAGCCCTATCACAGCATGTGCAACTGCTACACAGAACTGGAAAAAGCACACAGCACTACTCCAACTTTACATTACACCTCCTGTTACTCAGTTATTCAGCAAATGACCTTCTGGGAAAGGGAAGCTTCAAGTGCTGTCAGCAAAACAAATATGGTTAGCAAGTCTGAACTAAAAAAATCTTAGGTTTACAAAACAAAGAAACTCAGAAGAGCATCCTTATCTACTGGTCTGGCAATTTAGACAGGAGGAGGCAgaccagagaaaaaaaaacgAAGCAGAAGCAACTTCCTTTTTTGAAAAGGTCTAAACTGCTGAAAGGAATAAAGTCACTTTCTGCTACAGTAGGgataaattaaattaactgTTTGGATCACATATCTAGCATGTACTGCATATCAAAAGCAAACTGAGGGACAGgctaaaataataatttaaaaaaccccattgaAGCAGATAGTTTTCCATGTGAATCATTATtccaaaatgagaaaaacagcttttttcttttgcagacCTGAAGTCCAGACAAATAATAGACGTTAGGCCAGTTCCTCAGAGGATGCAGTCAGTACATACTGACTGAACCCAAAGATCAAATTAAACATTCTTAATAGGCACCTTAAAGAGCAGAGCAATTTACTACCACCAATATATTAGAGAATTTATTCAGTTGAAAGCTTTAACTACTCTGAATCAGCAAGTCTAATCAAAATGCTTacttcctcctttttctgtcAACATCCTCTGGGAGTCAAGAGTTCTCTGGAATGCTTTTAAACATTACATTACTCCCTAACCAAGAGCTGTGAGATACTGTGCAAGTTAGCCATTGTACAGTTACAACAACAGAGAGCTAAGGATAAATGCAACCTGGTTAAATAAATGAGCAAATACCCATATATACCAACCTCTCTGAATTTTTGGAGGTATAACTTCAAAGGTTCAACATAGCTATCAAACCCCAAGGTAGACATGGCAAAGAGAATGTCTTCTCCATTGATggtctttcttttctcttggtGACACCTCTCACTTGCTTCTGATGTTATAAAGCTGATGAATTCACTTACACACTCTTGTACACATTCCTTTGCATCCTTAGCAATCTAGTAAGGAAAAAAgtattataaaattattaataaagaCAGAAGACTTTAAAAAACTCACCACTAACCTCCCAAAGAGTACACCAGATAATAGAGGAAACATCCCAAAGCCCAATGATAATACCCATTTAGGCAACACCTGCACAGCAAACCACTGGATGTCCTCACTCCTCTACATAAGACCAGCTGCAACGTGATTTTACCCATGTTTTACTATTTCAAGCAGCACAGCCAACTACCAGGATCTCTTGAAGTCCTAAGCTCTATACAAGCTCTTACACCCAGATGCTTCTTGCTTTGCTTACCTATGTCTCTTCAAACCTGTTCATCACAATGTCACAGCCcacttcctcttctttttaagaGACCTGGTAGCTCCAACCTCAGTCCATCACATTCCCACAAATTCAGAACTGACAAGTATTTTTATCCTGCCTAGATTCAAGGACTAGAATATACATCTAGCAGCAAGCCTTTCTAATGCTTTATTATAAATttaccaaatatatatatatatatatatatgtatatgcatgCTCTGGTATAAATTTACCAAATGAGGATTCAAATGAAGCAACATATGCCCCTGGCAAGAATGAAGTAAGTAAATTTGATTacagttttcagctggacaaaaGTAATTTACCTGACTTAAAATTACAGCAAGTATTACTCATGATTACTCGGGGGGAAGCTGACAAGAATCAATAAGAAGATTATAATAATTAAGATTCTTCACATGAAAAGAACCTAAAAAATTGAAGCAGTAACTGTGTGCAGAGTCTTCACTAGCTCCTCTGATATTTTCAGACATGTAGGGTGAGATTTTTAGAAGAAGTCATCAGTCAGCAGCTTCCATTGCAGTTTTTTACAAAAAACCATCCTTATTTTTCAAGATAGCTCCACATCCCATATGCTAAATTCTAAAGAAAAATCTCATCTTGATCACTAAAAATTTACGACAATATGAACTAGGGTACAGTTTTTCACAGCAAAGTTATAAATGTAACATCCAGATCTCCAGTAAGCCCTGAACACTATGAAAATACAAGCAGATGCGAGTAAATAATGTCTTGCTTCTATTTAGAGTGATCTCCAAAGAGATCAGTTTTAGCTGGAGGAAATGTTACTGTGGCTGGAATTGTATTGGAATACAATAGAGAAACAGCAAATCATAGGAGCCCTGCAAAGATTTAAGATAAACCAGTAGAATGATGAAGTACTTATACAATCATCAGCTCAGCAGAATGGATTAAAAAGTCTATTCTTAGAAGTAAGAAATAAACAAGGCTCTCAATATCTAGCCTTATCTGCTCCATGATATAAAGCAGACTTCTTATGTCACTTTGGCATTTGGGTATGCAAATATTTGGGCGATGGAAGGCTAACCATTCTCTTCCCTTCAGGATGAGCACTGAATTTCTATTTCAGCCAAAATTATTCACTTATTCCAAATCTTGTGCACCTCAATGAAAGCAGACTAAATCTCTCAGGAGAATTGCATAGAAAATATTCTTAGTGATTGGCTTGGTCTCAATCacttcctgctcctggggctttTTTAGCTTTCCTTTTTTAACGCTTTTCTTCAATAAACCAGCATCATTCGGAAAAATATGTTGTTCTAATCAGCTCAAGTTCACTGAGAGGAAGGAGTAAAACTCATTAACACACTGTCTTTACCAGACAACAGTATTACCTTTCCTGTTTGGGGTATGGCATTTTTCATTATCCTTGCCACATTTGCAATTGGAAGATATATATCTTGTTCTCTGAAACTCTCTTTTGAACCGTTTGTATCTTCATGATCATTCATGCTGTCTTCTGTGTCTAATGAAATGAAGAAAAGTTAACAGAAATTATATTTGATAGACAACAGGCAATAATTCAGTTTAAAATCTTATACTGAAGGATGAAGAGCTTTGAAAACACAATGTGTTAACAtcatagaaataattttaaaaatagatgcaACATCAGGGTACCTTTATAAAGATAGCATTTAATCACATTATGCACAGAAGTGTACATGGCTGCTGATCAACAACCATTATTAATGCCATGCCAAAATACAAACTGCTTCCTATAACATAAATTTTTTTGAAATCCCCCTAAGGTCTCTGTACCAACATCAAAAAATCCAACTCCCCCCTTCAGACTGTAGAAAATGCAGTGAGGCATTACAAAAACAATGGCAAATTCTTAGCCTGAGAGAAGATAGCAGAGAATGATATAAGAACTGGAAGAAAATTTATGTATACACACATATGCAGAGAAATAGTAGCATTTGCTCTCTCACTTCTTACCATCGTGAGGTTGTATGACATAGTGACTGCCACCAATGTAATCTCCAGCAATTCCTAACTGAGACGCATCTGTTGTGGAGCTGTCACCATCCATCTACAACCAGAAGAAGGAAACCTTTCAGGTGTGATTGTTACATCACTAAGTGCAGCTATTACTCAAACCCAGCACAAACTATGAGATCACTTTATACAAAGCATAAATATTTTGCTATTGGAGAACAGCATCCCCACCGTCATTAATGAGTTGTACTGACAGTGGAAATAGTTCAACTGTTTTGTGTGGAAATAGTTCAACTGTTTTGTGAGGCTTTTCAAAAAACTCGGACAGAAGCACAGGCCATGACAGAATCATTTGGTTTATGTAGCACATAGCTCCTGTGAAAGTCTGACCAGAATGTGCAAGGTGTCTTGAACAACCCTCAAAACTTACACCAGCCCCTGTTCACTGAATGCTTTACCTATTAGTTCCTACACAGAATGTATCCTTCACTCACCTTTACTCTTCGTGTTGGTTTGTCAAGCCCACTGACAAACTTCTAGCCAGACCGCGGgaccagctctgcatcctcatcctccctgAGACACCAGTTACTCCTATGTGCCTTCTGAGTCACATTTTAGCATTCCCTGGTCCTGCCCTGCCTCACTCTCTGGGCATCCTTTGGTGCTCTTCTCTCACGGTTCTGATGTGGTGGCCAACAAGAAGACTTCTTCATGAGGGTTTGGAGATGGGGGCAGTCACAGTTTAATAGGTAGCTTAAATGCCAGGAGAAAAAGGGAAGCCAAAAGAGCCTGTGCTTCCCTCCTTCTTACTGACAAACTACACACATGGCCCCTGGagagacagagcccagctgaCTTCACTCATTGACCCCACACCCACTGTGTGGGTACCTTGGTGTCTTTGAAGGATCTCATGGTTGTTGTCAGTGAGACCACAGAGCTCACTTTTTTGCATATCCATgaagagggagagaagggagggagagagggagaagcaATGTTGTGATTTTTTTACATCTACCCAGAAATATGAGCATTTAACCTCTCGCTAATCTGCACTTTGCTTGTGGCCACAGGGCTGAGTTTCACTTTGAAACCTTCCAGCAATGTCCGGTGTTACATTTGGCCAGAGATGCACAAATAACGCAAGCGCTGCTCACATTCCAACAATAGCTGGACAGAGCCTTAGGAGCTGTTCAAGAGAAAAAGACTATTCCAGCTCTTCTTCATTGAACAGAATATTACACACACTTCTATAAAGAATTTCAGGTCccttttgctgggtttttgcAAAGCAAAAGAAGGTTCACTTCTTACACAGTAGCTCTACCCAAAGGAAGGGCAGTATTTTGGGCATTAACCTTCCATGTGCCAACCTTAACATAAATTCACTTTATCCACATTTTGCAGATTCTTTGTTGGGAGATTTAACTTTGCTTTTCAATCTCCCAAAGAGTCTGCAGTTTGCTTTCTCAGCTTACTGTAATGACAATGCAAGGATATCACAATCCTGCATGTCATTATCACCAAAACTGACATCACACATCATTAAGAGAATTGTGCCTTCCTCTCCTTTCTGCACTTTGAAAGAATTAAAATTGCAGTCTGGTAAATCCCAAAAGCTACCTCCAAAATTATGTTAGAGTTTTCTGGTAGTCTTCGCAGTTTCGGCTCTCTGATCCCTGATGGAATTTAATTTAGGATCTCAATCTTTACCAGCCCCAATACAAGGTATTTTTAATACCTTgatctttctttccctctcttttttcaATCTTCTGTGAAAC
This Agelaius phoeniceus isolate bAgePho1 chromosome 5, bAgePho1.hap1, whole genome shotgun sequence DNA region includes the following protein-coding sequences:
- the NFYB gene encoding nuclear transcription factor Y subunit beta, whose product is MDGDSSTTDASQLGIAGDYIGGSHYVIQPHDDTEDSMNDHEDTNGSKESFREQDIYLPIANVARIMKNAIPQTGKIAKDAKECVQECVSEFISFITSEASERCHQEKRKTINGEDILFAMSTLGFDSYVEPLKLYLQKFREAMKGEKGIGGTVTTADGLSEELTEEAFTNQLPAGLITTDGQQQNVMVYTTSYQQISGVQQIQFS